One Streptomyces mobaraensis NBRC 13819 = DSM 40847 DNA segment encodes these proteins:
- a CDS encoding DUF3492 domain-containing protein, whose translation MGLLTEGGYPYAAGEGGEWCDRLVRGLPRHEFEVYALSRSARQEDGGWYALPGNVRRIRAAPLWGGPAPGGAARAHGAYGRRERQRFTAHFGDLAAALTTPGDQAYRFAEGLYGLAGLARDEGGLVAALRSELALRALETACRAPEAHPGAQGVRVADLLVVAGLLERALRPLSLDWYGAPDGDLGLAGVDLCHAASAGPAALPGLLARRFFGTPLLVTEYGVRLREHYLTEPTGLSVPVRTLLSAFHRLLAGETYARASLITPGDAQVRRWQERCGADRGRLRTVPPGVDASLYEAVGEVRPERRGEGPVLLLAGGPPEPWLWEATTVLTLTRPDVRLRVTGVPEGGPLPEGVTRVAACGPEDYADADVIVVASSGEGFPVPLAEAMFCGRATVVPDTATAREVVGGTGLVVPAHDPHALAEGCLTLLDDPARAERLGAAARARALELFTVEQNIATFGGIYLELLSAAPARQDVAAPRDAASLAAAGRPRGLAWSARPASPSWAGRR comes from the coding sequence GTGGGACTGCTGACCGAGGGTGGGTACCCGTACGCCGCTGGTGAGGGCGGGGAGTGGTGCGACCGGCTCGTCCGCGGGCTCCCCCGGCACGAGTTCGAGGTGTACGCGCTGAGCCGCAGCGCCCGCCAGGAGGACGGCGGTTGGTACGCGTTGCCCGGCAACGTCCGCCGGATCCGGGCCGCCCCGCTGTGGGGCGGACCCGCGCCCGGCGGGGCGGCGCGCGCCCACGGCGCGTACGGCCGGCGCGAACGCCAGCGCTTCACCGCCCACTTCGGCGACCTGGCCGCCGCCCTCACCACACCCGGCGACCAGGCGTACCGTTTCGCCGAGGGCCTCTACGGACTCGCCGGCCTGGCCCGCGACGAGGGCGGCCTCGTCGCCGCGCTCCGCTCCGAACTCGCCCTGCGCGCCCTGGAGACGGCCTGTCGCGCCCCCGAAGCGCATCCCGGCGCGCAGGGCGTCCGCGTCGCCGACCTCCTCGTCGTCGCCGGCCTCCTGGAACGGGCCCTGCGCCCGCTCTCCCTCGACTGGTACGGGGCCCCGGACGGCGACCTCGGCCTGGCCGGCGTCGACCTGTGCCACGCCGCGTCCGCCGGTCCGGCCGCCCTGCCGGGGCTGCTCGCCCGGCGCTTCTTCGGCACACCCCTGCTCGTCACCGAGTACGGCGTCCGGCTGCGCGAGCACTACCTCACCGAACCGACGGGCCTCTCCGTACCCGTCCGCACCCTGCTGTCCGCCTTCCACCGGCTGCTGGCCGGCGAGACGTACGCCCGCGCCTCACTGATCACCCCCGGCGACGCGCAGGTCCGCCGCTGGCAGGAGCGCTGCGGCGCCGACCGCGGCCGGCTGCGCACCGTCCCGCCGGGGGTGGACGCGAGTCTGTACGAGGCCGTCGGCGAGGTCCGTCCCGAGCGGCGGGGGGAGGGGCCGGTGCTGCTCCTCGCCGGGGGCCCGCCCGAACCCTGGCTCTGGGAGGCGACCACCGTCCTCACCCTGACCCGGCCGGACGTCCGGCTGCGCGTCACCGGCGTCCCGGAGGGCGGGCCGCTGCCCGAGGGCGTCACCCGGGTCGCCGCGTGCGGCCCCGAGGACTACGCCGACGCGGACGTCATCGTCGTCGCCTCCTCCGGCGAGGGCTTTCCCGTCCCGCTGGCCGAGGCCATGTTCTGCGGCCGGGCCACCGTCGTCCCCGACACGGCGACGGCCCGCGAAGTCGTGGGCGGCACCGGCCTGGTGGTGCCCGCGCACGACCCGCACGCCCTCGCCGAGGGCTGCCTCACCCTGCTCGACGACCCCGCCCGCGCGGAGCGGCTCGGCGCCGCCGCCCGGGCCCGCGCCCTGGAACTCTTCACCGTGGAACAGAACATCGCCACCTTCGGCGGCATCTATCTGGAGCTGCTGTCGGCCGCCCCGGCGCGGCAGGACGTCGCCGCCCCGCGCGACGCGGCGTCCCTCGCCGCCGCCGGACGCCCGCGCGGCCTCGCCTGGTCCGCCCGTCCCGCCTCGCCGTCGTGGGCGGGCCGCCGGTGA
- a CDS encoding NAD-dependent epimerase/dehydratase family protein, whose product MRVLLLGANGYLGRFVADRLLADPAVQLTALGRGDDADVRFDLATGSPGALTRFLNAVHPGVVINCAGATRGGARDLTRHNTVAVATVCESLRRSGCGARLVQVGCSSEYGPSQPGSSTAEDAVPRPGGPYGVSKLAATELVLGSGLDAIVLRVFSPVGPGTPAGSPLGRLAEAMRRAMQNGDNELKLTGLGVQRDFVDVRDIARAVHAASLSAAQGAVNIGTGRATRLREAASLLARVAGFGGALHELDDPHLGATPVYPYPDGCGAWQQADVRTARDRLGWRPRIGLEESLADIWMEAACRI is encoded by the coding sequence ATGAGGGTCCTGTTGCTCGGTGCCAACGGCTACCTCGGCCGCTTCGTCGCCGACCGCCTGCTCGCCGATCCCGCCGTCCAGCTCACCGCCCTCGGCCGGGGCGACGACGCCGACGTCCGCTTCGACCTGGCCACCGGCAGCCCCGGTGCGCTCACCCGGTTCCTCAACGCCGTCCATCCCGGCGTCGTCATCAACTGCGCGGGCGCCACCCGCGGCGGCGCCCGCGACCTGACCCGGCACAACACCGTGGCCGTCGCCACGGTCTGCGAGTCGCTGCGCCGCAGCGGCTGCGGGGCGCGGCTCGTGCAGGTGGGCTGCTCCTCGGAGTACGGGCCCTCGCAGCCCGGTTCGTCCACGGCCGAGGACGCGGTGCCGCGCCCCGGCGGCCCGTACGGCGTCAGCAAGCTCGCCGCCACCGAACTCGTCCTGGGCTCCGGCCTGGACGCGATCGTGCTGCGCGTCTTCTCGCCGGTCGGCCCGGGGACCCCGGCCGGTTCGCCGCTGGGCCGCCTCGCCGAGGCGATGCGGCGGGCCATGCAGAACGGCGACAACGAGCTCAAGCTCACCGGACTCGGCGTCCAGCGCGACTTCGTGGACGTCCGCGACATCGCGCGGGCCGTGCACGCCGCGTCGCTCTCCGCCGCCCAGGGCGCCGTCAACATCGGCACCGGCCGGGCCACCCGGCTGCGGGAGGCCGCCTCGCTGCTCGCCCGTGTGGCCGGCTTCGGCGGCGCCCTGCATGAACTCGACGACCCGCACTTGGGCGCCACGCCCGTCTACCCGTACCCGGACGGCTGCGGCGCCTGGCAGCAGGCCGACGTGCGCACCGCCCGCGACCGGCTCGGCTGGCGGCCCCGGATCGGCCTGGAGGAGTCGCTGGCCGACATCTGGATGGAGGCCGCGTGTCGTATCTGA
- a CDS encoding spherulation-specific family 4 protein, with protein sequence MSYLTSSGNRRPLPAAKTPLRLGVPGFAHPLVAPVEWGRLCRADLPLDWTVLGSASGGPGSRPDPYCTAAAAPLREAGVRVLGHLDAAFGARPFGELLSDAQRFLNWYRVDGFAVARCPADTGALADVRRVTGALRTLHDRAYLVLLHGSHPVAGYAALADQLVTFTGPWNRYRWSRPADWTADHPPGRFCHLVHSVPRAHLEEALLITRRQGAGTVYMTDRTDRDGLDPWESMPGYWDDFISNIGPGVSE encoded by the coding sequence GTGTCGTATCTGACCTCGTCCGGCAACCGCCGCCCGCTCCCCGCGGCCAAGACGCCGCTGCGGCTCGGCGTCCCCGGATTCGCCCACCCGCTCGTCGCGCCCGTCGAGTGGGGGCGGCTCTGCCGCGCGGACCTCCCGCTGGACTGGACGGTGCTCGGCAGCGCCTCCGGCGGGCCCGGCAGCCGCCCGGACCCGTACTGCACGGCCGCCGCGGCACCGCTGCGCGAGGCCGGCGTCCGGGTCCTCGGCCATCTCGACGCCGCCTTCGGCGCCCGGCCGTTCGGCGAACTCCTCTCCGACGCGCAGCGGTTCCTCAACTGGTACCGGGTGGACGGCTTCGCGGTGGCCCGCTGCCCGGCCGACACCGGCGCGCTCGCGGACGTCCGCCGCGTCACCGGCGCCCTGCGCACCCTCCACGACCGGGCGTACCTCGTGCTCCTGCACGGCAGCCACCCGGTCGCCGGATACGCGGCGCTCGCCGACCAGTTGGTGACGTTCACCGGCCCCTGGAACCGCTACCGCTGGTCCCGCCCCGCCGACTGGACGGCCGACCACCCGCCCGGCCGCTTCTGCCACCTCGTCCACAGCGTCCCCCGCGCCCACCTGGAGGAAGCGCTGCTCATCACCCGCCGGCAGGGCGCCGGCACCGTCTACATGACCGACCGCACCGACCGCGACGGACTGGACCCCTGGGAGTCCATGCCCGGGTACTGGGACGATTTCATCTCGAACATCGGACCGGGTGTCTCGGAATGA
- the moeZ gene encoding adenylyltransferase/sulfurtransferase MoeZ produces the protein MSLPPLVEPASELTVDEVRRYSRHLIIPDVGMDGQKRLKNAKVLCVGAGGLGSPALMYLAAAGVGTLGIVEFDEVDESNLQRQIIHSQSDIGRSKAESARDSVLGINPYVNVVLHQERLEAENVKEIFSQYDLIVDGTDNFATRYLVNDACVLLNKPYVWGSIYRFDGQASVFWSEHGPCYRCLYPEPPPPGMVPSCAEGGVLGVLCASIGSIQVTEAIKLLAGIGEPLVGRLMIYDALEMSYRQVKVRKDPECAVCGENPTVTELIDYEAFCGVVSEEAQEAAAGSTITPKQLKEWMDDGENIDVIDVREPNEYEIVSIPGARLVPKNEFLMGTALQDLPQDKRIVLHCKTGVRSAEVLAVLKSAGFADAVHVGGGVIGWVNQIEPHKPVY, from the coding sequence GTGTCGCTGCCACCCCTGGTCGAGCCGGCTTCCGAGCTCACCGTCGACGAGGTCCGTCGGTACTCGCGCCACCTGATCATCCCGGACGTCGGGATGGACGGGCAGAAGCGCCTGAAGAACGCGAAGGTGCTCTGCGTGGGCGCCGGCGGCCTCGGCTCGCCCGCCCTGATGTACCTGGCCGCCGCCGGCGTGGGCACGCTCGGCATCGTGGAGTTCGACGAGGTCGACGAGTCCAACCTCCAGCGGCAGATCATCCACAGCCAGTCCGACATCGGCCGCTCGAAGGCCGAGTCCGCGCGGGACTCGGTGCTCGGCATCAACCCGTACGTGAACGTCGTCCTCCACCAGGAGCGCCTGGAGGCGGAGAACGTCAAGGAGATCTTCTCCCAGTACGACCTGATCGTCGACGGCACGGACAACTTCGCCACGCGCTACCTGGTCAACGACGCGTGCGTGCTGCTGAACAAGCCGTACGTCTGGGGCTCGATCTACCGCTTCGACGGCCAGGCGTCCGTCTTCTGGAGCGAGCACGGCCCCTGCTACCGCTGCCTCTACCCCGAGCCCCCGCCGCCGGGCATGGTCCCCTCCTGCGCCGAGGGCGGCGTGCTCGGCGTGCTCTGCGCGTCGATCGGCTCCATCCAGGTCACCGAGGCGATCAAGCTGCTGGCCGGGATCGGCGAGCCGCTGGTCGGCCGCCTGATGATCTACGACGCCCTGGAGATGTCGTACCGCCAGGTCAAGGTCCGCAAGGACCCCGAGTGCGCGGTCTGCGGCGAGAACCCGACCGTCACCGAGCTGATCGACTACGAGGCGTTCTGCGGCGTCGTCTCGGAGGAGGCCCAGGAGGCCGCCGCCGGCTCCACGATCACTCCCAAGCAGCTCAAGGAGTGGATGGACGACGGCGAGAACATCGACGTCATCGACGTCCGCGAGCCCAACGAGTACGAGATCGTCTCGATCCCCGGCGCCCGCCTCGTCCCCAAGAACGAGTTCCTGATGGGCACCGCCCTCCAGGACCTCCCCCAGGACAAGCGCATCGTCCTGCATTGCAAGACGGGCGTCCGCTCCGCGGAAGTCCTCGCCGTCCTCAAGTCCGCCGGCTTCGCGGACGCGGTCCACGTCGGCGGCGGCGTCATCGGCTGGGTCAACCAAATCGAACCGCACAAGCCGGTGTACTGA
- a CDS encoding UTRA domain-containing protein → MSDQQWESESARYLVPRGHGRPDAWAEEAAERRGRGRQRLLEAGVVEASDDVARALELADGERAVVRRRLVLLDDAPVEIVTSYYPGRIAEGTPLAEGGKVPGGAVTFLAGPGYLAKKVEEGVSCRMPTAEERQLLLLGEHEPVLVVSRLVLADGDVPVEVCAMVMNARDRIVRYRMRMG, encoded by the coding sequence GTGTCAGACCAGCAGTGGGAGAGCGAGTCCGCCAGGTATCTGGTTCCGCGCGGACACGGGCGGCCCGACGCGTGGGCTGAAGAGGCCGCCGAGCGGAGGGGCCGGGGCAGGCAGCGGCTGCTGGAGGCCGGGGTCGTCGAGGCGTCGGATGACGTGGCGCGGGCCCTTGAACTCGCCGACGGCGAGCGTGCGGTGGTCCGGCGGCGGCTGGTGTTGCTGGACGACGCGCCCGTCGAGATCGTGACCTCTTACTACCCCGGCCGCATCGCGGAGGGGACGCCGCTCGCCGAGGGAGGCAAGGTTCCCGGCGGCGCGGTCACCTTCCTGGCCGGACCTGGGTACCTCGCGAAGAAGGTGGAGGAAGGCGTCAGTTGCCGTATGCCCACGGCTGAGGAGCGGCAGCTGCTCCTCCTCGGTGAGCACGAGCCTGTGCTCGTCGTCTCGCGGCTCGTGCTCGCCGACGGTGACGTGCCCGTGGAAGTCTGCGCGATGGTCATGAACGCCCGAGACAGGATCGTGCGTTACCGGATGCGGATGGGCTGA
- a CDS encoding winged helix-turn-helix domain-containing protein → MAARIRDQIMSGHLDPGSKLPSTQQLMDEYGVVGTTVQKALQLLKAEGIVVGRSGKGVFVREEPNHVIAPASSMPPSAHGRPIEATVMTKAGHLYEMEYRLPVG, encoded by the coding sequence ATCGCGGCGCGCATCCGGGACCAGATCATGTCGGGGCACCTGGATCCCGGAAGCAAGCTGCCGTCCACGCAGCAGCTCATGGACGAGTACGGCGTCGTCGGCACTACCGTGCAGAAGGCGTTGCAACTGCTCAAGGCCGAGGGCATCGTGGTCGGCCGGTCCGGGAAGGGCGTGTTCGTCCGCGAGGAGCCGAACCACGTCATCGCGCCCGCCTCGTCGATGCCGCCCTCCGCTCACGGGCGGCCGATCGAGGCGACCGTCATGACCAAGGCCGGGCACCTGTACGAGATGGAGTACCGGCTGCCGGTGGGCTGA
- a CDS encoding alpha/beta hydrolase, with protein sequence MSPSRPRALALAGAALALVLTTAGCGSGGGSGSDGDGGDSGKDRAARQGTLGDWKPCAAPTALQGGGKAPGKDWECTKLPVPLDYARPDGPKIDLALIRARATDSAHRVGSLVFNFGGPGGSGVATLPELAKSYAGLRARYDLVSFDPRGVGESAGVRCLDDRELDAADATDATPDDAGETAAALAQNKRYVQACARNSGKVLPHVGTTDAARDLDRLRAALGDEKLNYFGISYGTELGGVYAHLFPKRVGRAVLDAVVDPSQDPAEGSLAQAKGFQLALGDYLKDCAKGAAARSCPTEESITTLLKRLDAHPLPTAQKGRALTQDQAVNGIAAALYSEDTWKYLTAALREAGTKGTGTTLQLLSDSLAGRSPDGHYSNLQAANRAISCADAEQRYTADDITSRLPAFRAASPVFGESAAWALLQCTDWPVKGAWKTPDVRADGSAPIVVIGNTGDPATPYEGARTMTERLGKGVGVGVTYRGEGHGAYNSGNACMTRLVDAYLLDGKVPKEGTTCS encoded by the coding sequence ATGAGTCCATCACGGCCGAGGGCCCTCGCCCTCGCAGGCGCCGCCCTCGCGCTCGTCCTCACCACCGCCGGCTGCGGGTCCGGGGGCGGGTCCGGCAGCGACGGCGACGGCGGCGACAGCGGAAAGGACCGGGCGGCCCGGCAGGGGACCCTCGGCGACTGGAAGCCGTGCGCCGCGCCCACGGCGCTCCAGGGCGGCGGCAAGGCCCCCGGCAAGGACTGGGAGTGCACGAAGCTGCCCGTCCCGCTGGACTATGCGCGACCGGACGGCCCGAAGATCGACCTCGCCCTGATCCGCGCCCGGGCCACGGACTCCGCCCACCGCGTCGGCTCGCTCGTGTTCAACTTCGGCGGCCCGGGCGGCTCCGGGGTGGCGACGCTGCCCGAGCTCGCCAAGAGCTACGCCGGGCTGCGCGCCCGCTACGACCTGGTGAGCTTCGACCCGCGCGGCGTCGGCGAGAGCGCGGGCGTGCGCTGCCTGGACGACCGCGAGCTGGACGCCGCCGACGCGACGGACGCGACGCCCGACGACGCCGGCGAGACCGCCGCCGCCCTCGCCCAGAACAAGCGCTACGTCCAGGCGTGCGCCCGGAACTCCGGCAAGGTGCTCCCGCACGTGGGCACCACGGACGCGGCCCGCGACCTGGACCGGCTGCGCGCCGCGCTCGGCGACGAGAAACTCAACTACTTCGGCATCTCCTACGGGACGGAACTCGGCGGCGTCTACGCCCACTTGTTCCCCAAGCGGGTCGGACGCGCCGTCCTGGACGCCGTCGTCGACCCCTCCCAGGACCCCGCCGAGGGCTCCCTGGCCCAGGCCAAGGGGTTCCAACTGGCGCTCGGCGACTACCTCAAGGACTGCGCCAAGGGAGCGGCGGCGCGCTCCTGCCCCACCGAGGAAAGCATCACCACCCTCCTCAAGCGCCTCGACGCCCACCCCCTCCCCACCGCCCAGAAGGGCCGCGCCCTCACCCAGGACCAGGCGGTGAACGGCATCGCCGCCGCCCTCTACTCCGAGGACACCTGGAAGTACCTCACGGCCGCCCTCCGCGAAGCCGGCACCAAGGGCACCGGCACCACCCTCCAGCTCCTCTCCGACTCCCTGGCGGGCCGCTCCCCCGACGGCCACTACAGCAACCTCCAGGCCGCCAACCGCGCGATCTCCTGCGCGGACGCGGAGCAGCGCTACACCGCCGACGACATCACGTCCCGCCTCCCCGCCTTCCGCGCGGCCTCCCCGGTCTTCGGCGAATCCGCCGCCTGGGCCCTCCTCCAGTGCACCGACTGGCCCGTCAAGGGCGCTTGGAAGACCCCCGACGTCCGAGCGGACGGCTCCGCCCCCATCGTCGTCATCGGCAACACCGGCGACCCCGCCACCCCCTACGAGGGCGCCCGCACCATGACCGAACGCCTCGGCAAGGGCGTCGGCGTCGGCGTCACCTACCGGGGCGAGGGCCACGGCGCGTACAACAGCGGCAACGCCTGCATGACGCGTCTCGTCGACGCGTACCTCCTCGACGGCAAGGTCCCGAAGGAGGGCACGACCTGCTCGTAG
- a CDS encoding alpha/beta hydrolase: MRTFAPFDPSLPGAAVSRRTRAGCLLAAGMLAVAGCTGGERGAAAEGAPGSASPSRPSLDWKSCPAPSSKEGVPARAPGDEWECATLRVPLDHAHPDGDTLGIALIRARATDPAHRIGSLVFNFGGPGGSGVATLPAFAEDYRDLRRRYDLVSFDPRGVGRSGGVTCLDDKELDAYYAAGSMPRTTEEQKALIGRVEKYADACRRHSGKVLPYVGTANAARDMDLMRQALGDDKLHYFGVSYGTELGGVYAHLFPKKVGRALFDAVVDPTTDPVESALAQARGFELALGNYLTACAATHDNCPTERQIVSLLDRLGEKPVPGAEGRQLTQSLATTGIAQSLYSKEFWDYLTEGLEDAENGDGKILMALGDAMNGRGQDGHYSSLQASLAAITCADFSQRYTAADIAGQVPRFRKASPVFGAFMAWGLTQCTGWPVKGEWRTPDVTAKGSAPILVVGNTGDPATPYEGAQRMARALGDGVGVEMTYRGQGHGAYDSGNSCVKKAVDAYLLDGTVPGRGTVCS, from the coding sequence ATGAGGACGTTCGCACCCTTCGACCCCTCACTCCCGGGAGCAGCGGTGTCCAGACGCACACGGGCCGGTTGCCTGCTCGCCGCGGGGATGCTGGCCGTCGCGGGGTGCACCGGCGGGGAGAGGGGGGCCGCCGCGGAGGGGGCACCCGGTTCGGCCTCGCCGTCCCGTCCCTCGCTGGACTGGAAGTCGTGTCCGGCGCCCAGCAGCAAGGAAGGCGTTCCGGCCAGGGCGCCGGGTGACGAGTGGGAGTGCGCGACCCTGCGCGTCCCCCTCGACCACGCGCACCCGGACGGCGACACCCTGGGCATCGCGCTGATCCGGGCCCGCGCCACGGATCCCGCGCACCGGATCGGCTCGCTCGTGTTCAACTTCGGCGGCCCGGGCGGCTCGGGCGTGGCCACCCTGCCGGCCTTCGCCGAGGACTACCGGGACCTGCGCCGCCGCTACGACCTGGTGAGCTTCGACCCGCGCGGGGTCGGCCGCAGCGGCGGGGTGACCTGCCTGGACGACAAGGAGCTGGACGCGTACTACGCGGCCGGTTCGATGCCGCGCACCACCGAGGAGCAGAAGGCCCTGATCGGGCGGGTGGAGAAGTACGCGGACGCGTGCCGGCGGCACTCCGGGAAGGTGCTGCCGTACGTGGGGACGGCCAACGCCGCCCGGGACATGGACCTGATGCGCCAGGCCCTGGGCGACGACAAGCTCCACTACTTCGGCGTCTCGTACGGCACCGAACTGGGCGGCGTGTACGCCCACTTGTTCCCCAAGAAGGTGGGGCGTGCCCTGTTCGACGCCGTCGTCGACCCCACGACCGACCCGGTGGAGAGCGCCCTCGCCCAGGCCCGCGGCTTCGAGCTGGCCCTCGGCAACTACCTCACCGCGTGCGCCGCCACGCACGACAACTGCCCCACCGAGCGGCAGATCGTGTCCCTGCTGGACCGGCTCGGCGAGAAGCCCGTACCCGGCGCCGAGGGGCGGCAGCTCACCCAGTCCCTCGCGACCACCGGCATCGCCCAGTCGCTGTACTCCAAGGAGTTCTGGGACTACCTCACCGAGGGGCTGGAGGACGCCGAGAACGGCGACGGCAAGATCCTGATGGCCCTCGGCGACGCCATGAACGGGCGTGGCCAGGACGGGCATTACAGCTCCCTCCAGGCGTCACTGGCGGCGATCACCTGCGCGGACTTCTCCCAGCGGTACACGGCCGCGGATATCGCCGGGCAGGTTCCCCGGTTCCGGAAGGCGTCCCCGGTGTTCGGCGCGTTCATGGCCTGGGGGCTGACCCAGTGCACCGGCTGGCCGGTGAAGGGCGAGTGGCGGACGCCCGACGTGACCGCCAAGGGCTCGGCGCCCATCCTCGTGGTCGGCAACACCGGTGACCCGGCCACTCCTTATGAGGGAGCGCAGAGGATGGCGCGAGCGCTGGGCGACGGGGTCGGCGTCGAGATGACGTACCGGGGGCAGGGCCACGGGGCCTACGACAGCGGCAATTCCTGCGTCAAGAAGGCCGTCGACGCCTATCTCCTGGACGGTACTGTGCCGGGGCGCGGCACGGTGTGCTCATAG
- a CDS encoding ABC transporter permease — protein MRGSAAGLRGRGRTPLALGVPAGLAVVFLLVPLAGVLARTPWGSLPSRVGSHEVRQALTLSLAVSGWALLLSLVLGVPLAWLLARVDFPGKALVRCLVMLPMVLPPTVAGVALLQGYGRRGVAGPWLEEWFGVTLPFSTAGAVVASAFVAMPFLVISLEGALAGLHPQYEETAVSLGAAPLRVFRTVTLPMVAPGLVAGAALCWARALGEFGATITFAGNLPGETQTLPLQVYLLLQDDPEGATAVSLLLLAIAAAVLLALRGRWLGGGGGTAARRGRGGAADVAGTTVPGAEARTAAGSSATVRSCAEGSSEVSSGTPPKEAKGVPRRPLPADARTDTRTECAETRTEGDARPGAVTRPGVDPAPGTGPGSCTDPDPGTDATPAAYPLYAHVTGATRAVLDVPPGTTVAVVGPNGAGKTTLLRALLGLTRRAAARPLDLGGGDLSAAPAHRRRIAWVPQDGALFPHLTALANTAYGLRAQGVPRAEARREARAGLDELGIGHLAHRRPHELSGGQAQRVALARALAARPRLLLMDEPLAALDQSAKASVRQALRRRLAGFGGVCLLVTHDPVEAVSLADRVLVLEDGGAVQYAAPDELARLPRSPWVARMLGHNAWPGKVTAEGTLRLDAGTELTAAAPPPEGATAALAVAGPEAVTLSASRPPEGGPERGNVWSGTVREVSAQGGRLRVLVGGGADGPDAVAELPPRAAAELRPVEGARVWVGVRAAAVTFVPL, from the coding sequence ATGAGAGGGAGCGCGGCGGGCCTGCGCGGCCGGGGGCGTACGCCCCTGGCGCTCGGCGTACCCGCGGGGCTCGCGGTGGTGTTCCTGCTGGTGCCGCTGGCGGGCGTACTCGCCCGGACACCGTGGGGTTCGCTCCCGTCCCGCGTCGGCTCGCACGAGGTCCGGCAGGCGCTGACCCTCTCCCTGGCCGTCTCCGGCTGGGCCCTGCTGCTCTCCCTCGTCCTCGGCGTCCCGCTGGCCTGGCTGCTCGCCCGCGTCGACTTCCCGGGGAAGGCGCTGGTGCGCTGCCTGGTGATGCTGCCGATGGTGCTGCCGCCGACGGTCGCGGGGGTGGCGCTGCTCCAGGGGTACGGGCGGCGGGGCGTCGCCGGGCCCTGGCTGGAGGAGTGGTTCGGGGTCACGCTGCCGTTCTCGACGGCGGGCGCGGTCGTCGCCTCGGCGTTCGTGGCGATGCCGTTCCTCGTCATCAGCCTGGAGGGCGCGCTGGCCGGGCTGCACCCGCAGTACGAGGAGACGGCCGTCTCGCTCGGAGCGGCCCCGCTGCGCGTCTTCCGCACCGTCACCCTGCCCATGGTCGCCCCGGGGCTCGTCGCGGGCGCGGCACTGTGCTGGGCGCGCGCCCTGGGCGAGTTCGGGGCGACGATCACGTTCGCGGGCAACCTGCCGGGAGAGACGCAGACCCTGCCGTTGCAGGTCTACCTGCTGCTCCAGGACGATCCCGAGGGCGCGACGGCCGTGTCCCTGCTGCTCCTCGCGATCGCCGCGGCGGTGCTGCTCGCGTTGCGGGGGCGGTGGCTGGGGGGCGGAGGGGGAACGGCGGCGCGGCGGGGGCGAGGAGGGGCTGCGGACGTGGCGGGGACGACGGTCCCGGGGGCGGAAGCGCGTACCGCGGCCGGCTCCAGCGCGACGGTCCGGTCGTGCGCGGAGGGTTCCTCGGAGGTTTCCAGCGGCACGCCTCCTAAGGAGGCGAAAGGCGTTCCTCGACGTCCGCTCCCCGCCGACGCGCGCACCGATACCCGTACCGAGTGCGCCGAAACCCGCACCGAAGGCGACGCCCGCCCTGGCGCCGTCACCCGCCCCGGCGTCGATCCGGCCCCCGGTACCGGTCCCGGCTCCTGTACCGACCCCGACCCCGGTACCGACGCCACCCCTGCCGCGTACCCCCTCTACGCGCACGTCACCGGCGCCACCCGTGCCGTCCTCGACGTGCCGCCCGGCACCACCGTGGCCGTCGTCGGCCCCAACGGCGCCGGGAAGACCACGCTCCTGCGCGCGCTGCTCGGGCTCACCCGGCGGGCCGCGGCGCGTCCGCTCGACCTCGGCGGCGGGGACCTGTCGGCCGCGCCCGCGCACCGGCGGCGGATCGCCTGGGTGCCGCAGGACGGCGCCCTCTTCCCGCATCTGACCGCGCTCGCCAACACGGCCTACGGCCTGCGCGCCCAGGGCGTGCCCCGGGCCGAGGCGCGCCGGGAGGCCCGGGCCGGCCTCGACGAACTCGGCATCGGCCACCTGGCGCACCGCAGGCCGCACGAGCTCAGCGGCGGACAGGCCCAGCGCGTGGCCCTGGCGCGCGCCCTGGCCGCGCGCCCCCGGCTGCTGCTGATGGACGAACCGCTGGCCGCGCTCGACCAGTCGGCCAAGGCGTCCGTACGGCAGGCACTGCGGCGGCGGCTCGCCGGTTTCGGGGGCGTCTGCCTGTTGGTGACGCACGATCCGGTGGAGGCCGTGTCGCTCGCCGACCGCGTCCTCGTCCTGGAGGACGGCGGGGCCGTGCAGTACGCGGCGCCGGACGAACTGGCCCGCCTCCCGCGCTCCCCGTGGGTCGCCCGGATGCTGGGGCACAACGCCTGGCCGGGCAAGGTCACCGCCGAGGGCACGCTGCGGCTGGACGCCGGCACCGAGCTGACCGCCGCCGCTCCCCCGCCGGAAGGCGCGACGGCCGCCCTGGCGGTCGCCGGTCCGGAGGCCGTCACCCTCTCCGCGTCCCGCCCGCCGGAGGGCGGGCCGGAACGCGGGAACGTGTGGTCCGGCACGGTCCGGGAGGTCTCCGCGCAGGGCGGGCGGCTGCGCGTCCTGGTCGGGGGCGGCGCCGACGGGCCCGACGCCGTCGCCGAACTCCCGCCCCGGGCCGCGGCGGAGCTCCGCCCGGTGGAAGGCGCGCGGGTGTGGGTGGGCGTACGGGCGGCGGCGGTGACGTTCGTCCCGCTCTGA